From the genome of Delphinus delphis chromosome 8, mDelDel1.2, whole genome shotgun sequence, one region includes:
- the PNPLA2 gene encoding patatin-like phospholipase domain-containing protein 2: MFPRETTWNISFAGCGFLGVYHIGVASCLREHAAFLVANATHIYGASAGALTATALVTGACLGEAGANIIEVSKEARKRFLGPLHPSFNLVKIIRGCLLKTLPADGHERASGRLGISLTRVSDGENVIITQFNSKEELIQANVCSTFIPVYCGLIPPSLQGVRYVDGGISDNLPLYELKNTITVSPFSGESDICPQDSSTNIHELRVTNTSIQFNLRNLYRLSKALFPPEPLVLREMCKQGYRDGLRFLRRNGLLNRPDPLLALPPARPPAPEDEDAQEAEVATERTGVKDHLQPPGEDHILEHLPSRLNEALLDACMEPTDLLTTLSNMLPVRLATAMMVPYTLPLESAVSFTIRLLEWLPDVPEDIRWMKEQTGSICQYLVMRAKRKLGSHLPSRLSEQAELRRARSLPSVPLSCAVYSEALPSWMRNRLPLGDVLAKWEECQRQLLLGLFCTNVAFPQDALRMRTPAGAALVPPQHPPGSPPC; the protein is encoded by the exons ATGTTCCCCAGGGAGACGACGTGGAACATCTCGTTCGCAGGCTGCGGCTTCCTCGGTGTCTACCACATCGGCGTGGCCTCCTGCCTCCGCGAGCACGCGGCCTTCCTGGTGGCCAACGCCACGCACATCTACGGCGCCTCGGCCGGGGCGCTCACGGCCACGGCGCTGGTCACCGGTGCCTGCCTGG GGGAGGCTGGCGCCAACATCATTGAGGTGTCGAAGGAGGCCCGGAAGCGCTTCTTGGGCCCACTGCACCCTTCCTTCAACCTGGTGAAGATCATTCGGGGCTGCCTGCTAAAGACCCTGCCTGCTGACGGCCACGAGCGCGCCAGCGGCCGCCTGGGCATCTCCCTGACCCGCGTCTCCGATGGCGAGAACGTCATTATAACCCAGTTCAACTCCAAGGAGGAGCTCATCCAG GCCAACGTCTGCAGCACTTTCATCCCTGTGTACTGTGGCctcattcctccttccctccagggGGTA CGCTACGTGGATGGCGGCATCTCAGACAACCTGCCGCTCTACGAGCTCAAGAACACCATCACAGTGTCCCCGTTCTCGGGCGAGAGTGACATCTGCCCACAGGACAGCTCCACCAACATCCACGAGCTGCGCGTCACCAACACCAGCATCCAGTTCAACCTGCGCAACCTCTACCGTCTCTCCAAGGCCCTGTTCCCGCCCGAGCCCCTG GTGCTTCGAGAGATGTGCAAGCAGGGCTACAGGGATGGCCTGCGCTTCCTGCGGCGGAACG gcctcctgAACCGGCCCGACCCCTTGCTGGCGCTGCCTCCCGCCCGCCCTCCTGCCCCCGAGGATGAGGACGCACAGGAGGCCGAGGTGGCCACGGAGAGGACCGGAGTGAAGGACCACTTGCAGCCACCTGGGGAGGATCACATCCTCGAGCACCTGCCCTCGAGGCTCAACGAGG CCCTGCTGGACGCCTGCATGGAACCCACGGACCTGCTGACCACGCTCTCCAACATGCTGCCCGTGCGTCTGGCCACGGCCATGATGGTGCCCTACACGCTGCCGCTGGAGAGCGCCGTGTCCTTTACCATCCG CTTGCTGGAGTGGTTGCCCGACGTTCCCGAGGACATCCGCTGGATGAAGGAGCAGACGGGCAGCATCTGCCAGTACCTGGTGATGCGCGCCAAGAGGAAGCTGGGCAGCCACCTGCCCTCCAG GCTGTCGGAGCAGGCGGAGCTGCGCCGCGCCCGGTCGCTGCCCTCCGTGCCGCTGTCCTGTGCCGTCTACAGCGAGGCGCTGCCCAGCTGGATGCGCAACCGCCTGCCGCTGGGGGACGTGCTGGCGAAGTGGGAGGAGTGCCAGCGGCAGCTGCTGCTGGGCCTCTTCTGCACCAACGTGGCCTTCCCGCAGGACGCCCTGCGCATGCGCACCCCTGCCGGCGCGGCCCTCGTGCCCCCGCAGCACCCGCCCGGCTCGCCCCCTTGCTGA